One Phaseolus vulgaris cultivar G19833 chromosome 2, P. vulgaris v2.0, whole genome shotgun sequence DNA window includes the following coding sequences:
- the LOC137812207 gene encoding uncharacterized protein: MAQGMASNRNASAEARKVMVVADPTRESAGALQYALSHAVIDQDELILLHVENPSSWRNTISTFLKMPSLGSSTTATLEFGGGGGAAAAAEGEGVDFLEEMKHICRASQPKMKVRAMIVEMDGKDRATTILSLSKTYGVDVIVIGQKRSISSALLGYKRPVGGSMKGMKAIDTAEYLIQNSSCTCVSVQRKGQNGGYVLNSKTHRNFWLLA; this comes from the exons ATGGCGCAAGGCATGGCGAGTAACCGGAACGCCAGCGCGGAGGCCAGGAAGGTCATGGTAGTGGCCGACCCCACACGGGAGTCAGCGGGAGCGTTACAGTACGCCCTGTCGCATGCGGTCATCGACCAAGACGAGTTGATTCTGCTGCATGTTGAGAACCCTAGCTCCTGGCGCAACACTATTTCCACGTTCCTCAAGATGCCTTCGTTGGGAAGCTCCACCACTGCAACCCTTGAATTTGGCGGAGGAGGCGGCGCCGCCGCCGCGGCCGAGGGAGAAGGGGTTGATTTTCTGGAGGAGATGAAACACATTTGCAGGGCTTCTCAGCCAAAGATGAAAGTGCGTGCGATGATAGTTGAGATGGATGGAAAAGACAGGGCCACCACCATTCTTTCCCTCAGCAAAACCTATGGGGTCGATGTCATAGTTATAGGCCAGAAACGCAGTATTTCTTCTGCATTATTAGG ATATAAGCGACCTGTAGGAGGATCTATGAAAGGGATGAAAGCCATAGACACAGCAGAGTATTTGATTCAAAACAGCTCCTGCACCTGTGTTAGTGTACAGAGAAAAGGCCAAAATGGAGGTTATGTTCTCAATTCAAAAACTCACAGAAATTTCTGGCTCTTAGCATGA